The following proteins are co-located in the Pseudomonas synxantha genome:
- a CDS encoding AraC family transcriptional regulator, producing MQTLEFLTETPTMTAADAFTLSSDLINELLRGMRLRGVQYRRIQAGPTFGMGFGAKPGHAYFHFLAAGHVTLRGEDGDLFELSAGNAVFIAHGGAHALLSDASTDVQDIGDFDSAPLGDAVCAVDASPETAPSTLLFSACMEFELGSIQGLGNLMPTLMLIDAGGQRYPGLMPILAVMEREVSTARIGFAGILARLADVVAAMIVRGWVECACGNASGLVAALRDPRLARALLALHQQPGRDWSVAELAAQCHTSRSVFADRFQAILGIPPLRYATELRMRLASQWLTLERMPIETVAQRLGYTSQAAFSRAFKRITGQPPGAARSSM from the coding sequence ATGCAAACCCTTGAGTTTTTGACCGAAACCCCGACCATGACTGCCGCGGATGCTTTTACCCTGTCTTCCGACCTGATCAATGAACTGTTGCGCGGTATGCGCCTGCGCGGTGTGCAGTACCGGCGCATCCAGGCCGGGCCGACCTTCGGCATGGGCTTTGGCGCCAAGCCCGGCCATGCCTATTTCCACTTTCTCGCGGCCGGCCACGTGACCTTGCGCGGCGAGGATGGCGACCTTTTCGAACTGTCGGCGGGCAATGCGGTGTTCATCGCCCATGGCGGCGCGCATGCACTGTTATCCGACGCAAGCACCGATGTGCAAGACATCGGCGATTTCGACAGCGCCCCGCTGGGAGACGCCGTCTGCGCCGTGGATGCGTCACCCGAGACCGCCCCCAGCACTCTGCTGTTCAGCGCCTGCATGGAGTTCGAACTCGGCAGCATCCAGGGGCTTGGCAACCTGATGCCAACGCTGATGCTGATCGATGCCGGGGGCCAGCGTTACCCCGGCCTGATGCCGATCCTGGCGGTGATGGAACGGGAAGTCTCCACGGCCCGGATCGGCTTTGCCGGCATCCTCGCGCGCCTGGCCGATGTGGTGGCGGCGATGATCGTACGCGGCTGGGTCGAATGTGCCTGCGGCAACGCCTCGGGCCTGGTGGCGGCGCTACGCGACCCACGCCTGGCCCGCGCTCTCCTCGCCCTGCACCAGCAGCCGGGCCGCGACTGGAGCGTGGCGGAACTGGCAGCGCAGTGCCATACCTCGCGCTCGGTATTTGCCGATCGCTTCCAGGCCATCCTCGGCATACCGCCGTTGCGCTACGCCACGGAACTGCGCATGCGCCTGGCCAGCCAGTGGCTGACGCTGGAGCGCATGCCCATCGAAACCGTCGCGCAACGCCTCGGCTACACCTCCCAGGCGGCGTTCAGCCGTGCCTTCAAGCGCATCACCGGGCAACCGCCCGGGGCGGCCCGCAGTTCAATGTAG
- a CDS encoding glutathione S-transferase family protein codes for MKLVGMLDSPYVRRVAISLDLYGVEFVHEPLSVFSTFAEFSQVNPVVKAPTLVLDDGTMLMDSSLILDYLETLAPADKKLLPQQPAARAHDLHLLGLALAACEKSVQIVYEHKLRPAEKLHAPWIERVSRQLLAAYALLDKQLDNGEALTQASITAAVAWSFSQFTVASVVKADAFPNLKRHAERLEQHPAFKRYPIA; via the coding sequence ATGAAACTGGTCGGAATGCTGGACTCGCCCTACGTACGCCGCGTGGCGATTTCCCTGGACTTGTATGGGGTGGAGTTTGTGCATGAGCCGCTGTCGGTGTTCAGCACCTTCGCGGAGTTTTCCCAGGTCAACCCGGTGGTCAAGGCGCCCACCCTGGTGCTGGATGACGGGACAATGCTGATGGATTCGAGCCTGATCCTCGACTACCTCGAAACCTTGGCGCCAGCTGACAAGAAGCTGCTGCCCCAACAACCGGCGGCACGCGCCCACGACCTGCACCTGCTCGGGTTGGCCCTCGCGGCCTGTGAAAAGAGCGTGCAGATCGTCTATGAACACAAACTGCGCCCAGCCGAAAAGCTGCATGCGCCGTGGATAGAGCGGGTCAGCCGGCAATTGCTGGCGGCTTATGCGTTGCTGGACAAGCAACTGGACAACGGCGAAGCGCTGACCCAGGCATCAATTACGGCGGCGGTCGCCTGGTCGTTCAGCCAGTTCACTGTGGCCTCGGTGGTGAAGGCCGATGCGTTCCCCAACCTCAAGCGCCATGCTGAACGCCTGGAACAGCACCCGGCGTTCAAGCGTTATCCCATCGCATAA
- a CDS encoding SDR family NAD(P)-dependent oxidoreductase → MTTQQAIYPDLKDKTVLISGGASGIGEFMVRAFAAQGAKVGFVDRAQSQGERLAALLNSQGLTVEFECCDITDEIGYRAAIGRFEQSLGPITVLVNNAANDVRHSLEEIDSQMFDQLIAVNLKHAFFAAKAVVPMMKEAGGGSIINLGSVGWMMASAGYPVYAASKAAAHGMTRGLARELGPSHIRVNTLVPGWVMTEKQLAMWVDDAARELIARSQCLPGSVMPEHIANMALFLASDASAMCSAQNFIVDGGWV, encoded by the coding sequence ATGACTACCCAGCAAGCGATTTATCCCGACCTCAAGGACAAAACCGTGCTGATTTCCGGCGGTGCCTCGGGGATTGGCGAGTTCATGGTGCGCGCCTTCGCCGCGCAAGGCGCCAAGGTGGGTTTCGTGGACCGTGCGCAAAGCCAGGGCGAACGCTTGGCCGCGCTGTTGAATTCCCAAGGGCTTACCGTGGAGTTCGAGTGCTGCGACATCACCGACGAAATTGGCTACCGCGCCGCCATCGGGCGCTTCGAGCAGTCGCTGGGGCCGATCACGGTGCTGGTGAACAATGCGGCCAATGACGTGCGCCACAGCCTGGAAGAAATCGACTCGCAAATGTTCGACCAGCTGATTGCGGTCAACCTCAAGCACGCCTTCTTCGCCGCCAAGGCGGTGGTGCCGATGATGAAAGAGGCCGGTGGTGGCTCGATCATCAACCTGGGATCGGTCGGCTGGATGATGGCCTCGGCCGGCTACCCGGTGTACGCCGCCAGCAAGGCCGCGGCCCACGGCATGACCCGCGGCCTGGCGCGGGAGCTGGGGCCCAGCCATATCCGCGTCAATACGCTGGTGCCGGGCTGGGTGATGACGGAAAAGCAACTGGCCATGTGGGTTGACGATGCGGCCAGGGAACTCATCGCCCGCAGCCAATGCCTGCCCGGCAGTGTGATGCCGGAACACATCGCCAATATGGCGTTGTTTTTGGCCTCGGACGCCTCGGCAATGTGCTCGGCGCAGAACTTCATCGTTGACGGCGGTTGGGTGTAG
- a CDS encoding aldose epimerase family protein, translating into MKHPRYLLSGLALSMLVASGGTQAAGLTSEHKPFGKTNDGTAVEQYILRNSHGMQATVITYGGVLQSLKVPDKHGKVDDVVLGFDDVQGYQAGTAFFGATIGRFGNRLAGGAFELDGKRYQVPLNDGPNSLHGGAQGFDKQVWQAQPVKDKDSVGVTLTYLSKDGEMGFPGNLKTEVTYRLNDNNELHIDYKATTDKPTVLNLTNHSYFNLAGAGNGDILKQVATLHASHYTPVNATLIPTGELAPVKGTPMDFLKPTPIGQHIKADHPQLKFAEPKQGGFDFNWALDTKGDVKQLAAEVHDPESGRRLQLYTSEPGVQFYTSNFLDGSVKGKAGKTYQHWSGFTLETQHFPDAPNQPGFASTRLNPGQTYTQHTLFKFSAD; encoded by the coding sequence ATGAAGCACCCTCGTTACCTGCTGTCCGGTCTGGCGCTGTCCATGCTGGTCGCCAGCGGCGGCACCCAGGCCGCCGGCCTGACCAGCGAACACAAACCCTTCGGCAAAACCAATGACGGCACCGCCGTCGAACAGTACATATTGCGCAACAGCCATGGCATGCAAGCCACGGTAATCACCTACGGCGGCGTATTGCAGTCGTTGAAGGTGCCGGACAAACACGGCAAGGTCGACGACGTGGTGCTGGGCTTCGATGACGTGCAGGGCTATCAGGCCGGCACGGCATTTTTTGGCGCGACCATCGGCCGTTTCGGCAACCGCCTGGCCGGCGGCGCCTTCGAACTCGACGGCAAACGCTACCAGGTGCCGCTCAACGACGGTCCCAACTCCCTGCATGGCGGCGCCCAAGGCTTCGACAAGCAGGTATGGCAAGCCCAGCCGGTCAAGGACAAGGACTCGGTGGGCGTCACCCTCACCTACCTGTCCAAGGACGGTGAAATGGGCTTCCCCGGTAACCTGAAGACCGAAGTCACTTACCGCCTGAACGACAACAACGAACTGCATATCGACTACAAGGCCACCACCGACAAACCGACGGTGCTCAACCTGACCAACCACAGCTACTTCAACCTCGCCGGCGCGGGTAACGGCGACATTCTCAAGCAGGTCGCCACCCTGCATGCCAGCCACTACACCCCCGTGAACGCCACCTTGATCCCCACCGGTGAATTGGCGCCCGTCAAGGGCACGCCGATGGACTTCCTCAAGCCCACGCCTATCGGCCAGCACATCAAGGCGGACCATCCGCAGCTCAAGTTCGCCGAACCGAAACAGGGTGGCTTCGATTTCAACTGGGCGCTGGACACCAAGGGCGATGTGAAGCAGCTCGCCGCCGAGGTGCATGACCCTGAGTCCGGCCGGCGCTTGCAGCTCTACACCAGCGAACCGGGTGTGCAGTTCTATACCAGCAACTTCCTCGATGGCTCGGTGAAGGGCAAGGCGGGCAAGACCTATCAGCACTGGAGCGGGTTTACCTTGGAGACCCAGCACTTCCCGGATGCGCCTAACCAGCCAGGCTTTGCCTCAACTCGCTTGAACCCTGGGCAGACCTATACCCAACACACCCTCTTCAAGTTCTCCGCCGATTAA